In Candidatus Berkelbacteria bacterium, the DNA window TTTTATAGAGATACTCAGTAACGACTAGCTCAAGAACTGCGTCCCCCAAGAACTCTAAGCGCTCGTTGTGCTCGCGAATGTCTTCGGGTGATTCATTTAAATACGACCGGTGTACGAAAACCGTTCGCAGTAAGTTGGGATCGTTAAATTTTAGTTGATGCCTAGCCTGAAAGTCTTCAAGCTGCTTCAGCTGGATCTGGTTCATCAGTTTTTCCCTCTTCTTCCTCAGGCACAAAGCGGTCACTGTTGCGGTATAAGGTGCCCAGGACGCCGTTTATGAATTTAGATGAGTTCTCACCGCCAAAAGTCTTGGCAAGCTCGACAGCTTCGTTGATAGCGACCTTAGGCGGGATCTCGTCGCTCTTAAGTAGCTCATAGCCAGCAATGCGTAAAATACTCTTATCAATAATCGAGATCTGATCAAGCGGCCATTCTGGAGCAGCTTCCGTAACAAGCTTGTCAATTTCTTCAACCGCGGCGGCTGTGCCCTCGACAGTTTTCTTGAGATATTCCATATCGACGTCTTTCTCCACGGGCTGAACAACACGTTGGGCAATTTCCCAGGCAGGTTTTTCTGGATGGAAATCCCACTCATACACCGACTGCATTGCAATGGTGCGTGAAAGATGTCTATTTACCGACATAAAACTATTTTACTTCGTCTGTAGCGTTTAGGCGAATGCGCTTCGTCGGCGCATTACTCTTCACTAATTTTCCGCGGTAAAAGCCACAATGTGGGCAAATGATGTGCGGAAGCTTAGGTTCGTGACAATTTGAACAAACCGCCACTTTTGGCGCGTTAATCTTATATTGCGCGCGTCGCAAGTGGGTTCGTGTTTTTGAGAGTCTTTTCTTTGGCTCGGCCATTTAGAAACAATTTTATCTCAAAAAACACCTAAAAACTAGACTTATGCTGTGTCTGAAACGAAGTCTATAAAGAGACCCGGCTTATAGATGATGCGTGTTTTATCTAAAACTGGAACCTTTTCTTTGAAATCTGACGTCTGAACTAGTTCCATAACTTCGTCTTGGGACTCATTACCCTCAACTTGTTGAATACCGATATGTTTATGGTTAACGCGAACTGATAGTTCTTTCATTGAGGCGGCTTCTGCTCCCGAGGTAGGCCATTTAGCGTGGAAAATGGATTGTTTCTCGCCCATA includes these proteins:
- the rpmF gene encoding 50S ribosomal protein L32, which encodes MAEPKKRLSKTRTHLRRAQYKINAPKVAVCSNCHEPKLPHIICPHCGFYRGKLVKSNAPTKRIRLNATDEVK
- the nusB gene encoding transcription antitermination factor NusB — protein: MSVNRHLSRTIAMQSVYEWDFHPEKPAWEIAQRVVQPVEKDVDMEYLKKTVEGTAAAVEEIDKLVTEAAPEWPLDQISIIDKSILRIAGYELLKSDEIPPKVAINEAVELAKTFGGENSSKFINGVLGTLYRNSDRFVPEEEEGKTDEPDPAEAA